DNA from Halobaculum sp. XH14:
AGGCAACTGCAAATCGCGAGAGCTCCTCCGCGATCACCGATTGGGAGATGAAGACGACCTGTTCCGTTTCACGTTCGTCGGCATACTCCTTGGCCCTCTGTTCGAGGAAGGGGTATCCAACCGAGTGAATGCGTCCGTCCGGCAACGGAAAGTCGACCGTCTCCCTCCAGAAATCACCGAAGGCGAAAAAGTAGTCGGGGAAGACGCGCTTCGTCCCTCCAGGGTAAGAGTACCCGAGGTGGTACTTTGTTATCACGCCGTGCTGCAGTTCGACGACGGGGATATCCTCAAGGTGACAAGCTTCGACGAACGTTTCCCGCCCATTGTAGCTGGTTACGAGAAATGCGATTTCTGGCGAAAGGCGGCCAAGCAGTTGGCGGAACATTGGGAGACGCACACGTCGTCGAGACAAGTCGCGTCTCACTAGATTCGTCAGCGGGATTTCGACGCCAAATCGGGAGTCAATCTCTGCTGCGATGTCTGCCAGGAAGGTGGAGTCCTCACGAGATAGCAACACCGTACCGACCCCTAGTTTCTCACACAGTGTTCCAGTGTACTCTATGAGATCCGTGTATCGGAGGTTCTCGGTCTTGGCTGGTTTTCGGTGAGATATTTGATAGGGGCGTTCCAGGCACTCGTAGCTCTTATCAACGCGTTCAATGATGGGGTCCAGATAGATGTCCCACCAGAGCCCATCGTCCAGCTGCTTTCGACGTCCAGTCCCGTAGAAGACTAATTCCGTATCGGCCCCGAGGTACGGGTTTCTGAACAATGCGTTCCTGAGGAGAAGACCGGCACCCGAGAGGTACTCGTCGATTCCATCACCCGAGTCACCGCCTCCCTCGTTGGGGTGGAGTTTCTCGACCAATCGTTGATGGATTCTGAACCGGACTCGTTCCCAAAAGTACACGCCACATATCTTCCTGTCCAAAAGCTCCTTCTCGTCTTCCAGACGGATGAACTCCTCATAGAGATTCCCGAAGCTCTGTCCGCTCATTGTCGTCGGATGGACGATCGTATGCTCATATTTCGCTCTGACGATCCTGTAGCCTGATCGTACATTTGACGGATCCTTTGGGGAGTTCGTTACCGCACTGTCCTCAGATGCTGCCGACAACACTTATAACTCCCCGATAACGAACCATATCACCAACTCCAAACTCAGATGATATCGAAGCTCCTTGCGGACTCATACGATGTATTCTACACGATCCGAACGTGGTTGGAGAGAGAATATTACACGTTCAAACTCACTCAACAAGCTCAGGAAGTCGGGGACGATTTTATCGTGAACGGCCCCAGCCGACTCTCCCCGAACTCGGTGATCGGAACCAACGTGAAGTTCAACGGAATGGAAGTACGTGGTGACGGCTACCTGAAAATCGGCGATAACTTTCGGTCAGCTCCAGGGTGTAAGATCGTCACCAGAAATCACGACTACGATGACAGCGATGCCGTTCCCTATGACCATTCCTACGTGCGGAAGGACGTGGAAATCGGAGACAACGTCTGGTTCGGTGTCAACGTCATCGTGGTTCCGGGAGTGGAAATCGGGGAAGGTGCGATCATCCAGGCGGGGTCAGTGGTAACTCAGGACGTTCCAAAGGGAGCAATCGCGGGTGGCCACCCTGCTGAAGTTTTCTCTTACAGGGACATGGAGCATTACGAACGGCTGAAAGAGGAAGGGAAGTTCGTTCCACCTTCCGCATAACCCGACCTACAGATACCCCAGCGCTTCGAGCCTGGAAACGTCTTCCTCGGACATCGGTCCGTCCCCGTCCCGGTCCCGCAGTTCGGACAAGTGTTGCTCCGCGGTCTCGGTCAGCAGGTCCGGTGCATCGGCGTAGGGTCGTTCCTCCCGGGCAGTACCGGCCCAGCGTGCACCGGTCGATTCAGCGATCACCTTCCACGAGGCGTCGTACGTGACCACGGAGTGTTCCGCGACCCGGTGATCGATCGTCTCCTCAGCGACGTCCGGGTGCCGTTCGTAGAACTTCTGTCCACCCGTCGCTGGATAGTGACTCTCCGTCACCCCTTCGAACGGCAACAGGCCAGGGATCACGGAGCCGCCCGTCCCGATCAGTTCCGAGGTTCCCGTCAGGAACAGGTGGTAGAGATCCTTCAGTGACACCGGCTCGGAGACGGTCCGTTGTTCGAGCGAAGGGTGAGCAAGGAGCAGCGGGACGTGGA
Protein-coding regions in this window:
- a CDS encoding acyltransferase, with protein sequence MISKLLADSYDVFYTIRTWLEREYYTFKLTQQAQEVGDDFIVNGPSRLSPNSVIGTNVKFNGMEVRGDGYLKIGDNFRSAPGCKIVTRNHDYDDSDAVPYDHSYVRKDVEIGDNVWFGVNVIVVPGVEIGEGAIIQAGSVVTQDVPKGAIAGGHPAEVFSYRDMEHYERLKEEGKFVPPSA